In Candidatus Deferrimicrobiaceae bacterium, the following proteins share a genomic window:
- a CDS encoding menaquinone biosynthesis protein, giving the protein MLRVGRIPFLNLLPIYLALETGFPLEYVRFVSGHPSELNRMLRTGKLDISPSSSIEYGKHPERYLLVPDVSISSRSKVMSVLLFSHRRAADLPGEAIAVTRSSDTSVILLEILLREFLGKRNRLVRTSLPPADALRSHPAYLAIGDEAIRASLAGVADHVTDLGEWWNRETGMPFVFALWIVSRDSLREQRTPVQRFARTLLSAKKIAREEIGRRESGIPAPEWVPRDFLSEYWQNLSYDLAGEIEGLERFFLLAAKIGRIPAAPPLRFLDLA; this is encoded by the coding sequence TGCTGCGCGTGGGGAGAATCCCCTTCCTGAATCTCCTTCCGATCTACCTTGCCCTCGAGACCGGTTTTCCGCTGGAATACGTCCGGTTCGTTTCGGGGCATCCGTCCGAACTCAACCGGATGCTGCGCACGGGAAAACTGGACATCTCCCCGTCCTCCTCGATCGAGTACGGGAAACACCCGGAACGGTACCTTCTGGTCCCCGACGTCTCGATCTCCTCCCGGTCGAAGGTGATGAGCGTTCTCCTGTTTTCCCACCGCCGGGCGGCCGATCTCCCCGGGGAGGCGATCGCCGTCACGCGCAGTTCGGACACCTCCGTCATCCTCCTCGAAATCCTCTTGCGGGAGTTCCTCGGCAAGCGGAATCGGCTGGTCCGCACCTCCCTGCCCCCCGCGGATGCGCTCCGCAGCCACCCGGCGTACCTCGCTATCGGAGACGAGGCGATCCGGGCGAGTCTGGCCGGAGTCGCGGACCACGTCACGGACCTCGGGGAGTGGTGGAACCGGGAGACGGGGATGCCGTTCGTCTTCGCCCTCTGGATCGTCTCCCGAGACTCTCTCCGGGAACAAAGGACGCCCGTACAGCGGTTCGCCCGAACGCTGCTCTCGGCGAAGAAGATCGCCCGCGAGGAGATCGGGCGGAGGGAAAGCGGCATCCCGGCCCCGGAGTGGGTCCCCCGCGATTTCCTGTCGGAGTACTGGCAAAATCTCTCCTACGACCTCGCGGGGGAGATCGAGGGGCTCGAACGGTTCTTCCTTCTCGCCGCGAAAATCGGCCG